In Stigmatella erecta, a genomic segment contains:
- a CDS encoding imm11 family protein, producing the protein MSKRFFDLKIDVYVPGRWYLAEPAHLNGQEVDDIWAFIQGKPVELRERLRIPLFKPGKPLDLEFAGAGQTPIVSARAAAVFRDMAASDVQLFPVEVEGQSEPYFLLNVARGIRCIDDAACEEARRWTPEDGRPDRVGQYHVVSGLRIDPSKTGDALVFRLWGYHPPIIVHETIKNALERTGIKGGRFDEV; encoded by the coding sequence ATGTCGAAACGATTCTTTGACCTGAAGATCGACGTCTATGTGCCAGGGCGTTGGTATCTGGCGGAGCCTGCGCACCTCAACGGCCAGGAAGTGGATGACATCTGGGCATTCATCCAAGGCAAGCCGGTCGAGCTTCGCGAGCGGCTGCGCATTCCCCTCTTCAAGCCTGGCAAACCGCTGGACCTCGAGTTTGCTGGCGCCGGGCAAACGCCCATCGTCAGCGCGCGGGCTGCTGCCGTGTTCCGTGACATGGCCGCCAGCGATGTTCAGCTCTTCCCGGTCGAGGTCGAAGGACAATCCGAACCGTACTTCCTGCTGAATGTGGCACGGGGGATCCGGTGCATCGACGATGCAGCCTGTGAGGAGGCCCGGCGCTGGACACCCGAAGATGGCCGGCCAGACCGGGTAGGGCAGTACCATGTCGTTTCAGGTCTGCGCATCGACCCGTCCAAAACAGGCGATGCCCTCGTGTTCCGCCTGTGGGGTTACCACCCACCGATCATCGTCCACGAAACCATCAAGAACGCCCTGGAACGGACCGGCATCAAGGGCGGGCGGTTCGATGAGGTCTGA